The Cystobacter fuscus DSM 2262 DNA window GGGGCTGCGGATCGTCACGGTGCAGGTGAAGGAGGCGGTGGTGAGCTCCGGGCGGCTGTGGGAGAGCTTGCAGAAGCCCTTCCGGGCCGAGCGCGAGCGCGTGGCGCGGCTGGCCACACTCGAGACGGAGGAGGCCATTGCCCACCGGGAGCAGGAGGTGGAGCAGGCGCGCGAGCGGATGCGGCTGGAGAGCGAGGGCGAGCTGTCCATGCTGCGCGCGCGCAAGGAGGCGGAGGCGTACGACCGGGAGCAGGCCGAGCACCTGCGGCGGCGGCAGCGCGAGGAGGAGGACGCGCGGAAGCTGGCCGTCGAGCACCAGCAGACGGCGCTGCAGAACGCCGAGTTGGAGAAGGAGCGGCTGGCGGTGGAGGCGGAGCTGGCGAAGCTCAAGCAGGAGGTGGAGGCGGCGCAGCGCAAGCGCCAGGCGCTGGCGGCCATCGACGTGCTGGACACGGAGCGGGCGGCGGCCAACCGGCAGGCCCGCGCGGAGCTGGAGCTACAGGACGACCGCGAGCGCATCCTCAACGGGCGGACCCCGGCCAACCTCCAGGCGCGGCTGGTGGAGCTGCTGCCCGCCATCGCCGAGAAGCTGCCCCAGCCCCAGGAGCTGCGCTCGGTGAGCATTGGCGGTGCGGCAGGCGCCCAGGAGGGCCAGGCGCTGACCACGCTGGTGACGCAGATGCTGGTGCTGGCGGGGGCGCTCAAACCGGAAACCC harbors:
- a CDS encoding SPFH domain-containing protein, with the translated sequence MSANNSIHNNHEPVRNEYLDQVREQQQRVEVDLKARKMVAQVQAPMGGRARALAAVAAPREIPGNAVDVRITGFWRWKTVVVPPNAYVVHTRRGHAQPLHIGLGVSFRFNPATDSFLVVPGAMQTILINAHCICRELQGLLVQGYVQWIIEDFATAYKKLDFTDAEEPMRVVNVQLREQAEAAIKDKVATMSIDAVLSDKQPIIEELTARLRHVAEGLGGGDKGLGLRIVTVQVKEAVVSSGRLWESLQKPFRAERERVARLATLETEEAIAHREQEVEQARERMRLESEGELSMLRARKEAEAYDREQAEHLRRRQREEEDARKLAVEHQQTALQNAELEKERLAVEAELAKLKQEVEAAQRKRQALAAIDVLDTERAAANRQARAELELQDDRERILNGRTPANLQARLVELLPAIAEKLPQPQELRSVSIGGAAGAQEGQALTTLVTQMLVLAGALKPETPERRES